A genome region from Tolypothrix sp. PCC 7712 includes the following:
- a CDS encoding ATP-dependent 6-phosphofructokinase, with protein sequence MGKSKRIGILTSGGDCSGLNAVIRSVVHCASGKGWEVLGIRQATVGLMARPPEYTKLEIDQVDPLLTAGGTMLGTTNKGDPFAFPMPDGSLCDRSEDIIAGYHQLGLDALIGIGGDGSLAILRRLAQQGGINLVGIPKTIDNDIGITEHAVGFDTAVNIATEALDRLHFTAASHSRVIILEVMGRDAGHIAIAAGIAGGADVILIPEIPYDMDQICYKIKHRQEQGKNYCLIIVSEAVRTQDGECVTMTNRAGESRYGGIGQYLADQISDRIGAETRVTVLGHLQRGGTASPLDRLVAAAFGVAAVNLIDEGKYDHMVAWQNRQVFTIPIAEAIAQYRAVNPGDTLVKTARGLGIYLGD encoded by the coding sequence TTACCAGTGGCGGAGATTGTTCTGGTTTGAATGCAGTGATCAGATCTGTAGTTCATTGTGCTTCGGGAAAAGGTTGGGAAGTATTGGGAATTCGTCAAGCAACTGTAGGATTGATGGCGCGTCCACCAGAATACACAAAACTAGAAATTGACCAAGTTGACCCACTGTTAACTGCTGGTGGCACAATGTTAGGAACCACAAATAAAGGCGATCCATTTGCATTTCCCATGCCTGATGGTAGTTTATGCGATCGCTCCGAAGACATCATTGCAGGTTATCATCAACTCGGTTTAGATGCTTTGATTGGCATTGGTGGTGATGGTAGTTTGGCGATTTTGCGGCGCTTGGCACAACAAGGCGGGATTAATTTAGTCGGGATTCCCAAAACCATTGATAATGATATTGGCATTACTGAACACGCCGTTGGTTTTGATACAGCAGTAAATATTGCCACAGAAGCATTGGATAGGTTACATTTCACCGCCGCATCTCACAGTCGAGTGATCATTTTAGAAGTGATGGGACGTGATGCCGGACACATTGCGATTGCTGCGGGAATTGCTGGGGGAGCAGATGTAATTTTAATTCCCGAAATTCCCTACGACATGGATCAGATTTGCTACAAAATTAAACATCGCCAAGAACAAGGCAAAAACTACTGTTTAATTATTGTTTCTGAAGCAGTTCGGACTCAAGATGGTGAATGTGTAACAATGACCAATCGTGCTGGAGAATCTCGCTATGGTGGTATTGGTCAATACTTAGCCGATCAAATTAGCGATCGCATTGGTGCAGAAACACGCGTTACAGTTTTAGGACACCTGCAACGAGGTGGAACAGCTTCACCACTAGATCGTTTAGTAGCAGCAGCTTTTGGCGTAGCTGCGGTCAATCTTATTGATGAAGGTAAATACGATCACATGGTTGCCTGGCAAAATCGCCAAGTTTTTACTATACCAATTGCGGAAGCGATCGCTCAATATCGCGCCGTCAATCCAGGGGATACTTTAGTGAAAACTGCGCGTGGTTTAGGTATTTATTTGGGAGATTGA
- a CDS encoding DUF5615 family PIN-like protein — MRFLANENFPSDAVEALRQQGHDVVWIRTDAPGITDPEVLSRAQTEDRILLTFDKDFGELAFRSKLPATSGIILFRIKAPSGAVVAQKVATAIASRNDWAAHFSVIEDDRIRMRLL, encoded by the coding sequence ATGCGATTTCTTGCCAACGAGAACTTCCCATCTGATGCTGTAGAAGCCCTTAGGCAACAAGGGCACGATGTTGTGTGGATTCGCACCGATGCGCCTGGGATTACCGATCCTGAGGTGTTGAGTCGCGCTCAAACCGAAGATCGCATTCTCCTGACCTTCGACAAAGACTTTGGTGAACTCGCCTTCCGTTCAAAGTTACCAGCGACCAGTGGAATTATCTTGTTTCGGATTAAAGCTCCTTCGGGCGCAGTTGTGGCTCAAAAAGTTGCGACTGCGATCGCATCTCGAAACGATTGGGCCGCTCATTTCAGCGTGATTGAAGATGATCGCATCCGTATGAGACTCTTGTAA
- a CDS encoding DUF433 domain-containing protein: MDWQSRITIDPNILVGKPIIKGTRLAVEFIIDLLAQGWTTDEILRNYPGITLEDVQACLSYASATLKAEKVYAFPA; this comes from the coding sequence ATGGACTGGCAATCTCGAATCACGATTGATCCTAATATCCTTGTCGGCAAACCCATTATCAAAGGGACTCGCCTTGCTGTCGAGTTTATTATCGACTTGCTTGCTCAAGGCTGGACAACCGATGAAATTCTCCGCAATTACCCTGGTATTACCCTTGAGGATGTTCAAGCCTGCCTCAGCTATGCCAGCGCCACCCTCAAAGCGGAAAAAGTCTACGCCTTTCCTGCATAG
- a CDS encoding tetratricopeptide repeat protein: MTNLGNNPERPVGRYQDFLDATFGSDMTQSMENRHAARVLEAIDYADQGNYAEAADLFLMASNTATTEAGKRYCQTLAKGAIDANTAYENFLANAASVTRAKEKAKTSWNTLSKELSVYLNFLGVYFCERKKYSEAIQYYDLAIKINPSYAMAYFSRGGAKADLRLFDEAIHDIKKAVQLFSDQNDLPNYENAQKILQQIQSANSNLGRKQVGNSNQLQENVFKKDFGSYEKLLYHAAKLKALSIQIAREFPTTPQPKQKELAAGLLFKYLEDKYDDRERKYTDLDREFMKAICFQQGLDLNQYYARNKSFKNFFAGLLVGGLIVYIILKWMFK, from the coding sequence ATGACTAATCTAGGCAATAATCCTGAGCGCCCTGTTGGTAGATACCAAGATTTTCTCGATGCTACTTTTGGATCTGATATGACTCAATCAATGGAAAATCGTCATGCTGCTAGAGTCTTAGAAGCAATTGATTATGCAGACCAAGGAAATTATGCGGAAGCAGCAGATCTATTTTTAATGGCTTCTAACACAGCTACTACAGAGGCAGGCAAACGATACTGTCAAACTTTAGCAAAGGGAGCAATTGATGCCAACACTGCCTATGAAAATTTCCTTGCAAATGCTGCTTCTGTGACAAGAGCAAAAGAAAAAGCTAAGACATCATGGAATACTTTAAGTAAAGAATTATCTGTTTACTTGAATTTCTTGGGAGTCTACTTTTGCGAACGTAAAAAATACTCGGAGGCAATTCAATACTATGATCTAGCAATCAAGATCAATCCAAGTTATGCAATGGCATACTTTAGCCGTGGTGGTGCTAAAGCAGATTTGCGTCTCTTTGATGAAGCTATTCATGATATTAAAAAAGCTGTACAACTTTTTTCTGACCAGAACGACCTACCTAATTATGAAAATGCTCAAAAGATTCTGCAACAGATCCAAAGTGCTAACTCTAATTTAGGTAGAAAACAAGTAGGAAATAGCAACCAGTTACAAGAAAATGTATTTAAGAAGGATTTTGGGAGCTATGAAAAATTGCTGTATCACGCTGCAAAGCTTAAGGCTCTCTCAATACAAATAGCCAGAGAATTTCCAACAACGCCTCAACCCAAACAAAAAGAGTTAGCAGCGGGTTTACTCTTTAAATATCTTGAAGATAAATATGATGATCGGGAGAGAAAATATACTGATTTAGATAGAGAATTTATGAAAGCAATTTGTTTTCAACAAGGTCTAGATTTAAATCAATATTATGCCAGAAATAAATCATTTAAGAACTTTTTCGCCGGATTATTAGTTGGAGGATTGATAGTGTATATAATTCTTAAGTGGATGTTTAAATAA
- a CDS encoding SHOCT domain-containing protein, translating to MTNKNYHGNNRDQSSVELALMESQSSLEVKLKHLRDAYEQGFIDEIAYSAKRLEIEELMQAFNQCVDTEEKLIKLQHLLDEGILTQGEFEMKRSELIHESSHSEVEVQIAKLNAALACGILSQEEYEIQKLAIKQKSELSNQIK from the coding sequence ATGACTAACAAAAATTACCACGGCAATAATCGGGATCAATCTTCTGTAGAGTTAGCTCTGATGGAATCTCAGAGTTCTTTGGAGGTAAAACTCAAGCATCTCAGAGATGCTTACGAGCAAGGCTTCATTGATGAAATTGCCTATAGCGCAAAAAGGTTGGAAATTGAAGAATTAATGCAAGCTTTTAATCAGTGTGTAGACACAGAAGAGAAACTGATAAAACTTCAGCACCTCCTTGATGAGGGAATTTTAACTCAAGGTGAGTTTGAGATGAAGAGATCTGAATTAATCCATGAGTCTTCTCACTCAGAAGTAGAAGTTCAAATTGCTAAACTCAATGCTGCTTTGGCTTGTGGAATTCTCAGCCAAGAAGAATATGAGATTCAGAAGTTAGCAATTAAACAAAAATCCGAACTGAGCAATCAAATCAAATAA